One region of Natronobacterium texcoconense genomic DNA includes:
- a CDS encoding heavy-metal-associated domain-containing protein — protein sequence MTDITEYRVTDFDCPTCASNVERSLSRTDGVEHVEVHYTTGRVEIEYDGSAVDPETFERAISNQGYTPRPR from the coding sequence ATGACGGACATCACCGAATACCGCGTGACCGACTTCGATTGTCCGACGTGTGCGAGCAACGTCGAACGATCACTCTCCCGAACTGACGGCGTCGAACACGTCGAGGTCCACTACACCACGGGCCGCGTCGAGATCGAATACGACGGCTCCGCCGTGGATCCGGAGACGTTCGAACGGGCCATCTCGAACCAGGGGTACACGCCCCGCCCACGGTGA
- a CDS encoding heavy metal translocating P-type ATPase: MNAKRQFQKYRQPVVVAASGLLFAVGWSLGYLFGLESASAMFMVLAAAVGGYDVAKKAYYTLRARTVGINTLVTLAAVGAILIGEYWEAAAVVFLFALGNYLEARTMGKTRSALEELLELTPDTAIVRRDGEEVEVRAREVEPGETVVVKPGAKVPVDGEVTGGESAIDQSPVTGESVPVHKDAGDEVYAGTINQEGALEVVATGTGRDTTLERIIRRVEEAQEAKAPTETIIERFATYYTPAIVVLAVGAYAVTGNAILALTLLVIGCPGALVIGPPVSIVSAIGNAARSGVLMKGGEHLETAGKIDLVAFDKTGTLTKGETTVADVEGFAVDEDDVLRYAAIAEKRSEHHLADAILEAARDRSTGSDGAYATDGGLALESRTIPDPDEFEVAPGKGVVARHDGRRIVVGNRALLAEHEIDLPGEVAAYAREREESGETAVYVVLGDDAVGVVSLRDELREDAADVVAALQDAGVRTVMLTGDNERTARAVADTVGIDDYRAALLPEEKQETIESFRAEDHVVAMVGDGINDAPSLATADVGIAMGAAGTDTAIETADMALMADDLERIPYAVGLSKATRWNIGENVTIAVATVVLLLAGVFAGYVHMASGMLVHIGSVLLVILNGMRLLRY; encoded by the coding sequence GTGAACGCGAAGCGTCAGTTCCAGAAGTACCGACAGCCGGTAGTCGTCGCCGCTAGCGGGCTGCTGTTCGCGGTTGGTTGGAGTCTCGGCTATCTCTTCGGTCTCGAGAGTGCGAGCGCCATGTTCATGGTACTCGCAGCCGCCGTCGGCGGCTACGACGTCGCGAAGAAGGCCTACTACACGCTGCGGGCCCGGACGGTCGGTATCAACACGCTCGTCACCCTGGCCGCGGTCGGTGCGATCCTCATCGGCGAGTACTGGGAAGCCGCGGCCGTCGTCTTCCTGTTCGCGCTGGGGAACTATCTCGAGGCACGAACGATGGGCAAGACCCGGTCGGCGCTCGAGGAGTTACTCGAGTTGACGCCGGATACGGCGATCGTTCGGCGCGACGGCGAAGAGGTAGAAGTCCGCGCACGGGAGGTCGAACCGGGCGAAACGGTCGTCGTCAAACCCGGTGCAAAAGTGCCCGTCGATGGCGAGGTGACGGGCGGCGAGAGCGCGATCGACCAATCCCCCGTCACCGGCGAGAGCGTCCCCGTCCACAAGGACGCGGGCGACGAGGTCTACGCCGGCACGATCAACCAGGAGGGAGCCCTCGAGGTCGTCGCGACCGGTACCGGTCGGGACACGACCCTCGAGCGGATCATCCGCCGCGTCGAGGAGGCCCAGGAGGCGAAGGCGCCGACGGAGACGATCATCGAGCGGTTCGCGACGTACTACACGCCCGCGATCGTCGTGCTGGCGGTCGGCGCGTACGCGGTCACCGGGAACGCGATCCTCGCGCTGACGCTGCTCGTGATCGGCTGTCCCGGCGCGCTGGTGATCGGACCGCCGGTCAGCATCGTCAGTGCGATCGGTAACGCCGCGCGCTCGGGCGTCCTCATGAAGGGCGGCGAACACCTCGAGACGGCCGGCAAGATCGACCTCGTCGCGTTCGACAAGACCGGTACCCTGACGAAGGGCGAGACGACCGTCGCGGACGTCGAGGGATTCGCCGTCGACGAAGACGACGTCCTCCGGTACGCTGCGATCGCAGAGAAACGGAGCGAACACCACCTCGCCGACGCGATCCTCGAGGCCGCTCGAGACCGCAGCACCGGGTCGGACGGAGCGTACGCGACCGACGGTGGACTCGCGCTCGAGTCCCGAACGATCCCCGACCCGGACGAGTTCGAGGTCGCCCCCGGGAAAGGCGTCGTCGCCCGGCACGACGGCCGCCGAATCGTCGTCGGTAACCGGGCGCTGCTCGCGGAACACGAAATCGACCTCCCCGGGGAGGTCGCCGCCTACGCCCGCGAACGCGAAGAGAGCGGCGAGACGGCAGTCTACGTCGTCCTCGGGGACGACGCCGTCGGCGTCGTCTCGCTACGAGACGAACTCCGTGAGGACGCAGCGGACGTCGTCGCCGCGCTGCAGGACGCCGGCGTCCGAACGGTGATGCTGACCGGCGACAACGAACGCACCGCTCGAGCGGTCGCCGATACCGTCGGAATCGACGACTACCGGGCAGCCCTGCTCCCCGAGGAGAAACAGGAGACCATCGAGTCGTTTCGGGCGGAGGATCACGTCGTCGCGATGGTCGGCGATGGGATCAACGACGCTCCGTCGCTCGCGACCGCCGACGTCGGGATCGCGATGGGCGCTGCGGGAACGGACACCGCCATCGAGACGGCGGACATGGCGCTGATGGCCGACGACCTCGAGCGCATCCCGTATGCCGTCGGCCTCAGCAAGGCGACCCGCTGGAACATCGGCGAGAACGTCACCATCGCCGTGGCGACGGTCGTCCTACTGCTTGCCGGCGTCTTCGCGGGCTACGTCCACATGGCAAGCGGGATGCTCGTCCACATCGGCAGCGTGTTGCTGGTCATCCTGAACGGCATGCGACTACTGCGGTACTAA
- a CDS encoding LLM class flavin-dependent oxidoreductase, with translation MSDHLHFNLFTMNSVEHVSPGSWTIPGDQSHRYTDREYWTDVAQTAERAGFDAIFFADVRGIYDVYDDDRDPAIRRAIQTPSNAPQALVPAMAEVTDDIGFAITRSTSYVHPYQLARELSTLDHVSDGRIAFNVVTSYLESAAENLGLGDRMEHDERYDRADEFMDVCYRLWEDSWEDDAVVRDADAGTYTDPEKVHAIDYDGEYFSIPGPHGCEPSPQRTPVIYQAGSSDRGREFAAKNAEGVFVSQPTKEATRDYIEDMQERVEAHGRDPDSLKFFPGIVVVTAETDAIAQKKYETYKEHISVEGTLSLLSGFIDMDLSELEPDQAVEHIETDAIRGTINAFTKNDPDREWTVEEVAQFAGLGTTSPVIVGGPETVADELESWRDEVGVDGFNLKEVTRPGTLQDFAEYVVPVLRERGMIREGYDGETLRENMFERRGLPEGHHGA, from the coding sequence ATGAGCGACCACTTGCACTTCAATCTCTTTACGATGAACTCGGTCGAGCACGTCTCGCCGGGTTCCTGGACGATTCCGGGGGATCAATCTCACCGGTACACCGACCGCGAGTACTGGACCGATGTCGCACAGACGGCCGAACGAGCCGGTTTCGACGCTATCTTCTTCGCCGACGTGCGGGGCATCTACGACGTCTACGACGACGACCGCGACCCCGCAATTCGGCGGGCGATTCAGACCCCCTCGAACGCGCCGCAGGCGCTCGTCCCCGCGATGGCCGAGGTGACTGACGACATCGGGTTCGCGATCACGCGCTCGACGAGCTACGTCCACCCCTACCAGCTCGCCCGTGAACTTTCGACGCTCGATCACGTCAGCGACGGCCGCATCGCGTTCAACGTCGTCACCTCCTATCTCGAGAGCGCCGCCGAAAACCTGGGACTGGGCGACCGGATGGAACACGACGAACGCTACGACCGTGCCGACGAGTTCATGGACGTCTGTTACCGTCTCTGGGAAGATTCGTGGGAGGACGACGCGGTCGTCCGCGACGCCGACGCCGGCACCTACACCGACCCCGAAAAGGTCCACGCCATCGACTACGACGGCGAGTACTTCTCGATTCCCGGCCCGCACGGTTGCGAGCCCTCGCCACAGCGAACGCCGGTCATCTACCAGGCCGGGTCCTCGGATCGCGGCCGCGAGTTCGCGGCGAAAAACGCCGAGGGCGTGTTCGTCTCCCAGCCGACGAAGGAAGCTACCCGCGACTACATCGAGGACATGCAGGAGCGCGTCGAAGCACACGGCCGCGACCCCGACTCCCTGAAGTTCTTCCCCGGCATCGTCGTCGTCACGGCCGAGACCGACGCAATTGCCCAGAAGAAGTACGAGACTTACAAGGAACACATCAGCGTCGAAGGCACACTCTCCCTGCTGTCGGGCTTCATCGACATGGACCTCTCCGAACTCGAGCCAGACCAGGCGGTCGAACACATCGAGACCGACGCCATCCGCGGGACGATCAACGCCTTCACGAAGAACGACCCCGACCGCGAGTGGACCGTCGAAGAGGTCGCGCAGTTCGCCGGCCTCGGCACCACCTCACCCGTGATCGTCGGCGGCCCCGAGACCGTCGCGGACGAACTCGAGTCCTGGCGAGACGAGGTCGGCGTCGACGGCTTCAACCTCAAGGAAGTGACTCGTCCGGGCACCCTGCAGGACTTCGCGGAGTACGTCGTTCCGGTCCTTCGCGAGCGCGGAATGATCCGCGAGGGGTACGACGGCGAGACACTGCGGGAGAATATGTTCGAGCGGCGTGGCCTGCCGGAGGGACATCACGGCGCGTAG
- a CDS encoding carboxylate--amine ligase, whose protein sequence is MTQFTSLADLRETLEEASFDRPPAIVSNAHITGVSVARALATHDVPVIALDRTGDGVAPPSEAVVAAGEVTFPLDDPDGFREDVESVADVLDHDPVAFPCMDEWVHAFAETEPDGVRLPFAKQDVIADVLDKESLYATAEELEVPYPETYRLSEVDPDDAADRLGFPLVVKPARKREFEELLGTNVVEVADREEFLEVVTGAQEAGVRVMAQEKVPVATGEDRSLASYRSPDGDVLSVVGNARVRYPQGFGTSCVVDTVEDPELEARARSVLEESGYYGISEAEFVYDSDREEYVLLDVNTRPWKWISMPVEAGANLPYAAYADAVGLEYESPEPQEARWIYLPDYLSLLASSPSFPDVLSNDEWTALLSGEFESTQGLTTGVYRPSDPGPALQVLETEFGGPDYYCSC, encoded by the coding sequence ATGACACAGTTCACGTCGCTCGCGGACCTCCGCGAGACGCTCGAGGAAGCGTCGTTCGATCGGCCGCCAGCAATCGTCTCCAACGCCCACATCACGGGCGTAAGCGTCGCACGGGCGCTCGCCACCCACGACGTTCCCGTAATCGCCCTGGATCGCACCGGCGACGGCGTCGCACCGCCTTCCGAGGCCGTCGTCGCCGCAGGCGAGGTAACCTTCCCGCTAGACGACCCGGACGGCTTCCGCGAGGACGTCGAGTCGGTCGCCGACGTGCTGGACCACGACCCCGTCGCCTTCCCCTGTATGGACGAATGGGTCCACGCGTTCGCCGAAACCGAACCCGACGGCGTCCGACTTCCCTTTGCGAAACAGGACGTGATTGCCGACGTCCTCGACAAGGAGTCGCTGTACGCGACCGCCGAGGAACTCGAGGTGCCCTACCCCGAGACCTACCGGCTCTCCGAGGTCGACCCCGACGACGCCGCGGATCGGCTCGGCTTCCCGCTGGTCGTCAAACCCGCTCGCAAGCGCGAATTCGAGGAACTGCTCGGCACGAACGTCGTCGAAGTGGCCGACCGCGAGGAGTTCCTCGAGGTCGTCACCGGGGCACAGGAGGCCGGCGTTCGCGTGATGGCCCAGGAGAAAGTCCCCGTCGCCACGGGAGAGGACCGATCGCTGGCTTCCTACCGTTCCCCCGACGGCGACGTCCTGAGCGTCGTCGGCAACGCCCGCGTCCGCTACCCGCAGGGCTTTGGCACCTCCTGTGTCGTCGACACGGTCGAGGACCCCGAACTCGAGGCGCGTGCTCGATCCGTCCTCGAGGAGAGCGGCTACTATGGCATCAGCGAGGCCGAGTTCGTCTACGACAGCGACCGCGAGGAGTACGTCCTGCTCGACGTCAACACCCGGCCCTGGAAGTGGATCTCGATGCCCGTCGAGGCCGGTGCGAACCTGCCGTACGCGGCCTACGCCGACGCCGTCGGACTCGAGTACGAGTCGCCGGAACCGCAGGAGGCCCGCTGGATCTACCTCCCCGACTACCTCTCCTTGCTCGCGAGTTCGCCGTCGTTCCCCGACGTGCTCTCGAACGACGAGTGGACCGCACTGCTGTCCGGCGAGTTCGAGTCCACGCAGGGGCTGACGACGGGCGTCTACCGGCCGTCCGATCCCGGCCCGGCGCTGCAGGTGCTCGAGACGGAGTTCGGCGGGCCGGACTACTACTGTTCCTGCTGA
- the priS gene encoding DNA primase small subunit PriS, whose product MEERTRAYLRGRFRDHYRRTELTPPPAANEREWGYIPWTEGPDTTMVRHRSLLELGELSEFLVRKRPQHVYFSAGRFRDPGAASMNEKNWQSADLVFDLDADHLPSVTLGEDSYAEMLAKCKDALLRLLNFLEDDFAFENMEIVFSGGRGYHVHVRDENVLHLEREHRREIVDYVRGIGLDFEELIETETVAGIGRKTPTERRTLQIEGGWGRRTHDHFMDFVDELLEMDEADALERLQEFDGIGEGKAQATLNAARNNREGLEEGNVTVHTAVSQLAERFASKAVDRDNAPIDEPVTTDTNRLIRLPGSLHGGSGLKTVRLERDELEDFDPLVDAVPETFEGQEITVDVTDGGEVELGGDSFTVSEGDQSLPEYVAVFLMTRGRAEKEKE is encoded by the coding sequence ATGGAGGAGCGAACGAGGGCCTATCTTCGAGGGCGGTTCCGCGATCACTATCGACGGACGGAGCTTACGCCACCGCCCGCGGCCAACGAACGCGAGTGGGGCTATATCCCCTGGACCGAGGGACCCGACACGACTATGGTCCGCCATCGTTCGCTGCTCGAGTTAGGGGAGCTTTCGGAGTTTCTCGTCCGGAAGCGCCCGCAACACGTCTACTTCTCCGCGGGTCGCTTCCGCGACCCTGGGGCAGCCTCGATGAACGAAAAGAACTGGCAGTCGGCCGACCTGGTCTTCGACCTCGACGCCGACCACTTGCCGAGTGTCACCCTGGGCGAGGACTCCTACGCCGAGATGCTCGCGAAGTGTAAAGACGCGCTGCTCCGCCTGCTGAACTTTCTCGAGGACGACTTCGCCTTCGAGAACATGGAAATCGTCTTCTCCGGCGGCCGGGGATATCACGTCCACGTCCGCGACGAGAACGTGCTCCACCTCGAGCGAGAACACCGCCGCGAGATCGTTGACTACGTCCGCGGGATCGGCCTGGACTTCGAGGAACTGATCGAGACCGAGACCGTCGCCGGAATCGGCCGAAAGACACCGACGGAGCGCCGAACACTCCAGATCGAGGGCGGCTGGGGCCGACGCACCCACGACCATTTCATGGATTTCGTCGACGAACTCCTCGAGATGGACGAAGCCGACGCCCTCGAGCGCCTCCAAGAGTTCGACGGCATCGGCGAGGGGAAGGCACAGGCGACGCTCAACGCCGCGCGGAACAACCGGGAGGGACTCGAGGAGGGTAACGTCACGGTCCACACTGCCGTTTCTCAGCTGGCCGAACGGTTCGCCTCGAAAGCCGTCGACCGGGACAACGCGCCGATCGACGAACCCGTGACCACCGACACGAACCGACTTATCCGCTTGCCGGGGAGTCTCCACGGCGGCAGCGGACTGAAGACGGTTCGACTCGAGCGCGACGAACTCGAGGACTTCGACCCCCTCGTCGATGCCGTCCCGGAAACGTTCGAAGGACAGGAGATCACGGTCGACGTCACCGACGGCGGCGAGGTCGAACTCGGAGGAGATAGCTTTACAGTCTCGGAGGGAGACCAGTCACTACCGGAGTACGTTGCCGTCTTTCTGATGACACGCGGCAGGGCCGAAAAGGAGAAAGAATGA
- a CDS encoding peroxiredoxin, with product MLDIGDEAPEFELPNQHGETIRRSEFDGRVVVYFYPRANTDGCTTEALEFEERLADFEDRDAAVVGISDDPVSDLESFADDHDLTFDLLSDEHGEVATLYDSYGEKKMFGNTFDGVFRNTYVVGPDGRIEAVYENVSPEGHADEVLAGLENADAVASD from the coding sequence ATGCTCGACATCGGCGACGAGGCACCCGAATTCGAACTTCCGAACCAGCACGGCGAGACGATCCGACGCTCCGAGTTCGACGGCCGGGTCGTCGTCTACTTCTATCCACGCGCGAACACCGACGGCTGTACGACGGAAGCCCTCGAGTTCGAGGAGCGACTCGCCGACTTCGAGGACCGGGACGCCGCGGTCGTCGGTATCAGCGACGATCCGGTTTCCGATCTCGAGTCGTTTGCGGACGATCACGACCTCACGTTCGACCTGCTCTCGGACGAGCACGGCGAGGTCGCAACGCTGTACGACTCCTACGGCGAAAAGAAGATGTTCGGCAACACGTTCGACGGCGTCTTCCGGAACACGTACGTCGTCGGGCCGGACGGCCGGATCGAAGCGGTCTACGAGAACGTCTCGCCGGAAGGACACGCCGACGAAGTGCTTGCGGGCCTCGAGAACGCCGACGCCGTCGCGTCCGACTGA
- a CDS encoding CDC48 family AAA ATPase, whose protein sequence is MKLTVKPLKQKDAGRGLAAIDRVSMRELDLENGDYIVISGGGDSQAVARVWPGYPEDEGRGIVRIDGRLRQEAGVGIDDSVTIEQADVKPAKSVTVALPQNLRIRGDIGPLVRDKLSGQAVTEGQTVPFSLSFGPMASSGQSVPLKIASTTPGGTVVITDSTSIELSETPAEQVGAGGDASAEGVPNVTYEDIGGLDNELDQVREMIELPMRHPELFQQLGIEPPKGVLLHGPPGTGKTLMAKAVANEIDAHFETISGPEIMSKYYGESEEQLREVFEEAEENAPAIIFIDELDSIAAKREEAGGDVERRVVAQLLSLMDGLEERGRVTVIAATNRVDDIDPALRRGGRFDREIEIGVPDKDGRREILQVHTRGMPLEESIDLEHYAANTHGFVGADLESLARESAMNALRRIRPDLDLESQEIDADVLESLQVTEGDLKDALKGIQPSAMREVFVEVPDVTWDDVGGLGDTKERLRETIQWPLDYPGVFEQMDMEAAKGVLMYGPPGTGKTLLAKAVANEAESNFISIKGPELLNKYVGESEKGVREVFEKARSNAPTVIFFDEIDSIAGERGRGQTDSGVGERVVSQLLTELDGLEELEDVVVIATTNRPDLIDSALLRPGRLDRHVHVPVPDEDGRKKIFEVHTRDKPLAEAVDLDWLASETEGYVGADIEAVCREASMSASREFINSVDPDEIDDTVGNVRISKEHFENALEEVGPSVTTETRERYEEIEEEFQRAEPAQEADQLGRTFQ, encoded by the coding sequence ATGAAACTCACCGTCAAACCACTCAAACAGAAAGACGCCGGGCGCGGACTGGCCGCGATCGATCGCGTCTCGATGCGTGAACTCGACCTCGAGAACGGGGACTACATCGTCATCAGCGGCGGTGGCGACAGCCAGGCCGTCGCCCGCGTCTGGCCGGGCTACCCCGAAGACGAGGGACGGGGGATCGTCCGGATCGACGGCCGTCTGCGCCAGGAGGCAGGCGTCGGGATCGACGACAGCGTGACGATCGAACAGGCGGACGTCAAACCCGCCAAGTCGGTCACTGTCGCGCTCCCGCAGAACCTCCGCATTCGCGGCGACATCGGCCCGCTCGTCCGCGACAAACTGAGCGGGCAGGCCGTCACCGAGGGCCAGACCGTCCCCTTCTCGCTATCGTTCGGTCCGATGGCCAGTTCCGGCCAGTCGGTGCCGCTGAAGATCGCGAGCACCACGCCGGGCGGCACCGTCGTCATCACCGACTCGACGAGCATCGAACTCTCCGAGACGCCGGCCGAACAGGTCGGTGCCGGCGGCGACGCCTCGGCCGAAGGCGTCCCGAACGTCACCTACGAGGACATCGGCGGCCTCGACAACGAACTCGACCAGGTCCGGGAGATGATCGAGTTGCCGATGCGTCACCCCGAGCTGTTCCAGCAACTCGGCATCGAGCCGCCGAAAGGCGTCCTCCTGCACGGCCCACCGGGGACCGGCAAGACGCTGATGGCCAAGGCCGTCGCCAACGAGATCGACGCCCACTTCGAAACGATCTCCGGGCCGGAGATCATGTCCAAGTACTACGGCGAGAGCGAGGAGCAACTCCGTGAGGTCTTCGAGGAGGCCGAGGAGAACGCCCCCGCGATCATCTTCATCGACGAACTCGACTCCATCGCCGCCAAACGCGAGGAGGCCGGCGGTGACGTCGAACGGCGCGTCGTCGCGCAACTGCTCAGCCTGATGGACGGCCTCGAGGAGCGCGGTCGCGTTACCGTCATCGCCGCAACCAACCGCGTCGACGACATCGACCCTGCGCTCCGTCGTGGCGGTCGCTTCGACCGCGAGATCGAGATCGGCGTCCCCGACAAGGACGGCCGCCGGGAGATCCTGCAGGTCCACACCCGCGGGATGCCCCTCGAGGAGTCGATCGATCTGGAGCACTACGCCGCTAACACCCATGGCTTCGTCGGCGCCGACCTCGAGAGCCTCGCTCGCGAGAGCGCGATGAACGCCCTGCGGCGCATCCGTCCCGACCTCGATCTGGAATCCCAGGAGATCGACGCCGACGTCCTCGAGTCGTTGCAGGTAACCGAGGGCGACCTCAAGGACGCGCTCAAGGGAATCCAGCCCTCGGCGATGCGCGAGGTCTTCGTCGAAGTTCCCGACGTCACCTGGGACGACGTCGGCGGACTCGGCGACACCAAAGAACGGCTGCGCGAGACCATCCAGTGGCCGCTGGACTATCCCGGGGTCTTCGAGCAGATGGACATGGAGGCCGCGAAAGGCGTCCTCATGTACGGGCCACCGGGGACCGGCAAGACGCTGCTCGCGAAGGCAGTGGCGAACGAGGCCGAGTCGAACTTCATCTCGATCAAGGGCCCCGAACTGCTGAACAAGTACGTCGGCGAGTCCGAGAAAGGCGTTCGCGAGGTCTTCGAGAAGGCACGATCGAACGCCCCGACCGTGATCTTCTTCGACGAGATCGACTCGATCGCGGGCGAACGCGGCCGCGGCCAGACCGACTCCGGCGTCGGCGAACGCGTCGTCTCCCAGCTACTGACGGAACTCGACGGCCTCGAGGAACTCGAGGACGTCGTCGTCATCGCCACCACGAACCGTCCCGACCTGATCGACTCGGCACTGCTCCGTCCTGGCCGGCTGGACCGTCACGTCCACGTCCCGGTTCCCGACGAGGACGGGCGCAAGAAGATCTTCGAGGTTCACACCCGCGACAAGCCGCTTGCGGAGGCCGTCGACCTCGACTGGCTCGCGAGCGAGACCGAGGGTTACGTCGGTGCCGACATCGAAGCCGTCTGTCGCGAAGCCTCGATGTCCGCCAGCCGCGAGTTCATCAACTCCGTCGACCCCGACGAGATCGACGACACGGTCGGTAACGTCCGTATCAGCAAGGAACACTTCGAGAACGCCCTCGAGGAAGTCGGTCCGAGCGTGACCACCGAGACGCGCGAGCGCTACGAGGAGATCGAAGAGGAGTTCCAGCGAGCCGAACCCGCCCAGGAAGCGGACCAGCTCGGTCGAACGTTCCAGTAA
- a CDS encoding DUF7127 family protein, which yields MTLEQFTGEDGHLARQYEYDDGAVLAVDFGSQEEATVDLVADTVIVVIGEEQYEIDLPEAADDANTFIKNGVLTVELEGDL from the coding sequence ATGACTCTCGAGCAATTCACCGGCGAAGACGGGCACCTAGCCCGTCAGTACGAATACGACGACGGTGCGGTGCTCGCGGTCGACTTCGGCTCCCAGGAGGAGGCCACCGTCGACCTCGTCGCCGACACCGTCATTGTCGTCATCGGGGAGGAACAGTACGAGATCGATCTCCCCGAGGCGGCAGACGACGCGAACACGTTTATCAAAAACGGGGTCCTCACTGTCGAACTGGAGGGCGATCTATGA
- a CDS encoding TatD family hydrolase, which produces MIDDETPVLDNHLHLDPDNHRGIDAVEDFARLGGTHLLVVNKPSWHLDVEADRGEDFRPVFERTIEVVEEASAVLEGRAWPVLGVHPGLISRLVDERGYSPEEAREIMQSGIDVAAEYVADGEALALKSGRPHYDVDDSVWEASNDVMRHAFEHGGDLDCAVQLHTEASEEMTEVADWAEDAGMERHQVVKHYAAGRLEGPTPSVMSEKDRLERAAERGEPFLMETDYVDDPDRPGAVLGPKTVPRRVRWLLEEGYEEAVHNAHVETPKLVYGIDTETTLDRRSDGS; this is translated from the coding sequence ATGATCGACGACGAGACGCCGGTACTCGACAACCACCTCCATCTCGATCCGGACAACCACCGGGGAATCGACGCCGTCGAGGACTTCGCTCGCCTGGGCGGGACACACCTGCTCGTGGTCAACAAACCCTCCTGGCACCTCGACGTCGAGGCCGACCGTGGCGAGGACTTCCGGCCGGTCTTCGAACGTACCATCGAGGTCGTCGAGGAAGCCTCCGCAGTTCTCGAGGGTCGTGCCTGGCCCGTCCTGGGTGTCCACCCCGGGCTGATCTCGCGGCTCGTCGACGAGCGCGGCTACAGTCCAGAGGAAGCCCGCGAAATCATGCAGAGCGGGATCGACGTCGCGGCGGAGTACGTCGCCGACGGCGAGGCGCTCGCGCTGAAGTCCGGTCGGCCCCACTACGACGTCGACGATAGCGTGTGGGAGGCGTCGAACGACGTCATGCGCCACGCGTTCGAACACGGCGGCGACCTCGACTGTGCCGTCCAGTTGCACACGGAAGCCAGCGAGGAGATGACCGAGGTCGCAGACTGGGCCGAGGACGCCGGTATGGAACGCCACCAGGTCGTCAAACACTACGCGGCCGGGCGTCTCGAGGGCCCCACTCCGAGCGTCATGAGCGAGAAAGACCGACTCGAGCGGGCGGCAGAACGCGGCGAGCCCTTCCTGATGGAGACCGACTACGTGGACGACCCTGACCGGCCGGGTGCCGTGCTGGGGCCGAAGACGGTGCCCCGACGGGTTCGCTGGCTGCTCGAGGAAGGCTACGAGGAAGCCGTCCACAACGCCCACGTCGAGACGCCGAAACTCGTCTACGGAATCGACACCGAAACGACGCTCGATCGCCGTTCTGACGGCTCCTAA
- a CDS encoding DUF2150 family protein: MSNPPTEFYSEERWQNWIDRIKDEDIDPEDEDSARLLLNLQDDTAIAIAKIVAAYDDGDLDEEEALEEIADVREIVLGEVDIENEEKLILVDGVQTSLVCVFFAAEEYVANAPAEEGSVGDYLGAAADAEAEEDLDAALGYAAQAGTLIIDGEELDMQVAEDLEYGLVTEWINGLDSLQSAMSDPEVVEEEDE, translated from the coding sequence ATGAGCAATCCCCCGACCGAGTTCTACTCGGAGGAGCGCTGGCAGAACTGGATCGATCGCATCAAAGACGAAGACATCGATCCGGAAGACGAAGACTCGGCTCGCCTCCTGCTCAACCTGCAGGACGACACGGCGATAGCGATCGCGAAGATCGTCGCCGCCTACGACGACGGGGACCTCGACGAAGAAGAAGCGCTCGAGGAGATCGCCGACGTTCGCGAGATCGTTCTCGGCGAGGTCGACATCGAGAACGAGGAGAAACTCATCCTCGTCGACGGCGTCCAGACGAGTCTCGTCTGCGTCTTCTTCGCGGCCGAGGAGTACGTCGCGAACGCCCCGGCCGAGGAAGGAAGCGTCGGCGACTACCTCGGCGCTGCGGCCGACGCCGAAGCCGAAGAGGACCTAGACGCCGCACTCGGCTACGCGGCACAGGCTGGCACGCTCATCATCGACGGCGAGGAACTCGACATGCAGGTCGCCGAAGACCTCGAGTACGGCCTCGTCACCGAGTGGATCAACGGTCTCGACAGCCTCCAGAGCGCGATGAGCGATCCCGAAGTCGTCGAAGAAGAAGACGAGTAA